In one Nicotiana tomentosiformis chromosome 6, ASM39032v3, whole genome shotgun sequence genomic region, the following are encoded:
- the LOC138894317 gene encoding uncharacterized protein: protein MLERVLQNQERSDTLMKNMTELVGSHTASIQKLEMQMRDLLRDQNPKQKGTLPNDTIANPKGSGSGPTSHCMAITTRSGNLLQGENEQVVEVDDYEQEVEAQVEVPNVVEVERLPKKVRTQEVNHEEVKGKVIEAQKTLAPIPRPPPPFPQILARKVDDSKLEKFYDILKQLSVNIPFVEVFQEMSGFAKYLKDLITKMKTTKNDVLNVTHRVSSIISTTAVQKKEDPRAFTIPCTIGLRDFARALCDNGASINLIPLAIYK from the coding sequence ATGCTTGAAAGAGTATTGCAAAATCAAGAGAGGTCTGACACTTTAATGAAGAATATGACCGAGCTTGTGGGTTCTCACACCGCATCTATTCAAAAGTTGGAGATGCAAATGAGGGATCTCTTAAGAGATCAAAATCCGAAGCAAAAAGGTACTCTCCCAAATGATACAATTGCAAACCCAAAAGGTAGTGGGAGTGGTCCAACTTCTCATTGTATGGCAATCACAACTCGAAGTGGGAATCTACTTCAAGGAGAGAATGAACAAGTGGTAGAAGTGGATGATTATGAACAAGAAGTCGAGGCACAAGTTGAGGTGCCAAATGTTGTTGAAGTTGAAAGACTCCCGAAGAAGGTGAGAACTCAAGAAGTGAACCATGAAGAAGTTAAGGGAAAGGTAATAGAGGCACAAAAAACTCTAGCACCAATTCCTAGACCTCCTCCTCCTTTCCCTCAAATACTAGCTAGAAAGGTTGATGATAGCAAACTCGAAAAGTTCTATgacatcctaaagcaattatcagTGAACATTCCATTTGTGGAAGTATTTCAAGAGATGTCGGGTTTTGCTAAGTACTTGAAGGACTTGATCACTAAAATGAAAACCACCAAGAATGATGTGTTGAATGTGACTCACCGGGTTAGTTCCATCATTTCAACAACCGCCGTCCAAAAGAAAGAGGACCCAAGAGCCTTCACCATTCCATGCACTATTGGATTGCGTGACTTTGCACGTGCCCTTTGTGATAATGGGGCTAGCATAAACTTAATTCCCCTTGCTATTTACAAGTAA